GGTTTGAAAGTCCTGCGTTTTGGTCCTGCATCCACCCTGATCATGTATTTCTCTTTCATTCTGCTTCCTCTCACCTGTTTCTCCGTCTCTCCATGGAAAGAGCACTGAAACACCTGAAAGACATCTGTGTAAACGACGGCGTAAATGGAAGACTGGGCTGGGTGAGTGGGACAGATCTCAGTACTCACAGTTCATAAAGACATTCAGCTGCTGAACAgcaaaacattcaaacatggCGATATCTGTGTGTTGATGAAGCAAATGAAAGTGTTGCTTCAAGGACAGAGAGCTGATAAAGCTCTGAGGTCAGCAATGGAAATGATGAGATTTGGTTAGACTGACAGATGAAGCTTCACATTCATTTTCCTCCATGTGAAGCTTAGAAGAGAAAACCACCATCCAGCTGAGCTGCTGTTTATCAAccatttcatgttgtttgtagCACAGAGTTCCCCAGTGGAGAGTCAGAGTGCTGTGTGGCTGTGATGTGACAGCATCAGGTCACTAGTTTAAATATTCTTACTGTAATTTTGATTCATGAAGCAGCACAAAATCTGTAAACTCATCTGTAACTATTGTGCTTGTTGCACAAACTCTTTGTCCATGTGTGAAAGCTGCTGTTCCTCTGAGGATTCACTGATTTGACCTTCAGCACACGTCACTGCTGCATGAGCTGATCTGTTTATAGTGAGCTGAGCTCCCAGCTGTTCATGTTCACTCATATTTACTGTGGAGCCCGTCATCACTGTTGATGATGTCACATCCTGTGTTGAAGGCTCTGAGCCACGGTCAGATGGTAGTGGTGCTGATGGACATTCACACAGAGTTTAGGATGAGTATGTGATTTTTAGAACATCAGCTGGTGCTGACACAcactgtgtgtaaatgtgtgtgtgtgataggacacacagcagctgtgtgtttAGCACAGTTTATAGACGGCTGCCACACTTTTGAAGGCAAATGTAAGTAATGACACGATGTTCAGAGCCAGATGAAAAACTGAAGCCGAGTCCAAATAAAGTGAAACAAAGTGCTGCACTGGACTGATCAACAACATGACAGGAGTACCAGGACCACACCTGCTCACTCCCTCATGCTCTCACTGTGTGCTGGATGGAGACAGTGAGCAGTGCTGTGAGCAGACTTTACTGTGGAAGATAAGATGTGAGCTCACAGCTGTGCAGGGAGAGCACACAGTGAGGTTTTGCATACATCAGCATTTCCAGTGAAGTGATGAAGCAGCTTTGAATGTGTGTTAATGAGTCTAAGCAGCAAACAGAGATCAGTGAGTGAATCTGCTGACACAAAGAATCCAGAGCAGCAGCATCATGCAGAGGATCCTGCTGTGTGTCTGCTGCTTCTCAGGTAAGTCCAGCTCTTTATCGTCTACAACAGCACTTATTACTCAGATCAGTCTCAGCCCCTGATAGGCTCAGAGTCTCAGATAGACTCAGAGTGTCTCTACAAACTGACCCAGTCaaacttttttcctttcaggctGGCTCGTCTCCACATGCTGTCCCCGTCAGTACCACTATGTTGATGATGCAAAGACTTGGACTGAAGCTCAGAGCTACTGCCAACAGACTCACACAGACCTGGCCTCCATCGAGAACACTGAAGAAATGAAGCAGCTGAACAGCACAGTTTCATCTGCCGCTCACAGCTCTGAGCTCTGGATCGGTCTGTACAGTCAGATCAGGTGGAGGTGGTCAGATGGGCTCACAGGGAGTGGAGCTGACTACAGGAACTGGGACACTTCTGAATATGAACCAGATTTTTACTCTGGGGTTCAGTTCTGTGTGTCCTCTTTAAAAGGAAAATGGTGGGATTTTCAGTGCAGAGAGAAGCTCCAGTTTATTTGCTACAGAGGTACAAAAAAAACCTACATttgattttaaacttttaaactttaaactttgaTTTCAGTGTACCATTCCAAAGAAAAATATCCATTCCAAAAAGTGGATCATGTTCAACtagatgtagcgttttcagtgggagaaacgtttcatcatcatcatcatcatcatcagctgacTGCGGGtttcccaaaccttataaacaccTTTGCACAATGGAAAAACTTATACAATGCataaacaatgggctgtgaggtcagtttatgatcattaatatgcaaactgtcatgaccattgacCAGCAATCAAAGACCATTTCATTCGgtgggctagtttcagtcattgcataaaagtactttttaaaaggttaaggaaacctgcagtcagctgagactgaagaagactTTTGGATGATGATGAACcgtttctctcactgaaaacgtccagatgaataCAATCAACTTATTGGATTTCCTTATCttgatgattgagcatgcaacAAGTCAACACGTTTCTACGTTTTAATTTTCAGGATCTCAGATGAACCCTGAGTTTGATTTGGTGGATAAAGAAATGAGTTGGTCCGATGCTCAGAGGTACTGCAGGGAGAACTTCTTGGACCTGGCCACTGTCAAGAACGATGGAGAGAACCAACAAGTCCATGAAAAGGCTCAGAGTAAAAGGGTGTGGATTGGCCTGCACAGAGAGCCACACATTTACTGGTCTGATGGCACAAACTACTCATTCTCAAACTGGGCCAGTGGGATGAACCCGTTTAGGGGTATGAGTAAGATCTGTGCAGCTCTGACTCGTTCAGGAGAATGGAAGACTTTGTCCTGTGAAACAAGATTACCATTTGTCTGCTACAGCCTCCCTACACCTGGTGAGCTTTCACTGTCTTTCCTTTAAGGATCACAAGCAATTTTACACACGgtgttgtgcaaaagtcttgagccacctgtAATTTCTGCATTTTCTGGAGAGAAATGGGAAACAGCTGCAGAGACTTACTAAATCTTTCAAAACGgaaatatagtatatataaGGTAAACCCTCAAAGAGTTCAAGATCAAGGTATTTTATGCCTGAGTGATTTGCAGGTCAGAATTAGGTGGcttaacaaaccaaacaaaaaaaggcttttGCATGGGGATGTATACTTAAGATAACAAATAGTAGATGAAAGACACTTAAAGCATATGTTACAGGCCTTCTATGGAtcctgtttttaaacagaaaagcagagacagGAGTCATGAATTGCGTTCGGATTGGGGAGTTATAATTTACTGGGAAGGCGCCGGGGTGTGCACAGTGAGATGATGGAATGTGATATGGCACTGGGGAAAGTAACGTACTATGGTGGCATGGTGCAGAATGCTGTGTTTGGTGACTTGTGCACTTCAGTCCATGGATGCACACAGAGAGGGCTGCCAAGGGTGTCATATGTGAAATGCATAGCAGGCCGTCGTTCTCCAGGAGACCTCCTTAGAACTGATTCATTAGTCGGTGGGGTCACGTTAGGTGTATACTGTGCCCTTTCTAAAAGCGGCAACTTCCCCTTCGTCGACTCTGAAAGGCACTTTTAGTGACCCCTGATTTCTGTACCCTCTCATATTCCTCCTCTCCAATGTCGTTGTCCAGTTCAGTGCTTTGGTGTCCGCCATCTTGTTCCATTCCTGTTTCCCTCAGTGCATTTGTTGCATTTCGTTCCCCCAATATTGTTGCTTCTGTCCCCTGAGGTGTTCCACAGTTGACCTCAACTATTTCCCCTGAGGGTATGGTTACAGGTATGAGGAGCATCCCCTCTTGTGGCGATGCCACTCAATTACATCTTCATAACTTTAAGTGAAGCAGCTGTCCGTGTATGTCCTGTAGGGTAAGAAAGCCGAcactcactgattctgatgcgtcgggtcctcactttgtgtttacgtcttcgtgcagaatccgtgtacctgctctcatttacgtTTTTAGCAATGTGGTGGTTGtcgaaattttgtgaggtttaacctgagattcttgCATTTTgggcaaaataaattaatatttaaaaatcaattcagaattttaatgaatcaatatcacgTTATTAAAGCTAGAATCGATTTGTATCGGAAAATCGAtaattaaaacccacccctagtcaGTGTAACCCAAGGTGAAAATGTCCAAATTGTGCCCAATTAGCCATTTTCCTTTCCTGGTGTCATGTGACCTGTTAATGCTACAGGGCCAAGGTGGGGAGCAGGTGTGTTGAATTTGGTGTTATTGCTCTCATACTCTCTCATAATGATCACTGGAAGTCTAACATGGCACattatggcaaaaaaaaattctctgagggtctgaaaaaaagaattgtTCCTCTACATAAAGATGGCCTACGCTGAAAGAATTTTGCAAACACTTTGAAACTGAGCTGCAGCACAGTGGTCAACACCATACAACAGTTTAACAGGGCAGGTTCCACTCAGAACAAACCTTTCCACGGTCGACCAAAGAAGTTGAGTGCAATTGCTCAGTGTCATATCCAGAGTTTGTCTTGTGAAAATAGATGTATGAATGCGTGGGGGGTCAGCCTCTTGGTGCTCAGACCATACGCCACACACTGCATCACTTGGCTGTTATCCCAGAAGGAAGCTTCTTGTGAAGATAATGCAAAAGAAAGCCCACAAACAGTTTGCTGCAGACAAGCAGACTAAGGACATGGATTAGCTGTGGTCTGATGAGATCAAGATAAACTTATTTGGCTCTGATGGTGTCAAGAATGTGTGGCAGCAACCAGGTGAGGAGTACAAAGATAAGTGTGTCTTACCTacagtcaagcatggtggtgggagTGCTGGTGGCACTGGGGAGCTACAGTTAATCGAGGTAACCACCAATGCCAATATGTAGTGTGACATACTGAAGTAGATGAAGCAGATCATGATCCCTCCTTCAGAAACTGGGCCACAGGGCAGTATTCCAAATGATAacaaccccaaacacacctccaaaaGTTAGTGTGGGACAAAGACCATGTTTGTGTGAGACAATGTTAAGGATGAgaggaagcttaaaaacacatctACACAACAGTCAGACACACTACAATTAATTTGAATAAAGTTTTTAAGAATGCATTCTAAAAAGGAGCTCGTCTTTTTGTCAGCCTCCTTTTGTGCGAGAGACTTGTTCATTTCTCTAAACGAGATCAAATGAAAATGTGGGACATTGTCTGGACCTGTGTGATATGGAGAATGAGGGCTAAACATGCTCTGCAGTCCCACCTAGAGCATTCGCTGCTCCCTGCAATCACAGCAGTAGCAGTGATGGTTTAAATCAGCTAGGAATCTCCTTCTGTGCTTAAATGCATAAATATGATGGTGGCTTcatttagcttctgtttctgtgtctgcAGTAAAGAGGCAGGTAGTGAAGCTCACAGTACATGTGGAGGACCCTCCTGTGGATCTGAATGACTCTGCTGTGAAAGCAGAACTGCTGACAAGGGCAAGTTCCCACAGTCCACCTTTACACTCACAACGTTTATATGTATATCAATTTCCtgattttgaatgaaaagaaaagacattGTGGCTGCTGTCTGACAGGTgaaggagcagctgaagaagaaagGAGTGGGTGGAGTCAGTGTGAGGTGGAGAGTGCAGCCGTATGGGAAGCTCTTGGCTGGAGatggaagaagaaagaagactctgagagaaaagaaaaatgtttcaaaagCTTTTCTGCTTGAATCATGTGACAGCCAATTAAACTTTATTATCCACACGTcattctcccagctgtgtctgaGCACAGATGTGGGCTAACATCTGTTTTTAGgctcttctgtcacagtttttgTGGGCGTGGCCTCTTCTTTGGCTTTCatagagataaatgcagacgtGTTTGTGAGCTACAGGTTTCTGCTGACACATGTTCACTTTTGGAAATCAGAGGGACAAACATGCTCTCCAACAGCTGGTCACCCCAGTCACCATGGAAACAAGCACAGGAAATACAGCAGGCTAAAATGAGCTGCTTCATTATGATTGTCTACTCTGCAGAGCTAAGTTGGCAGCTTCTATTCAATATCATGTTACAGTTGTGATATCGGGCTACTGTTTATGTTTTctgattaataaataattatgatGAATGAACCATACTTGTTCAAACATGTGCCCTCGTGTAGTCTCCCTTTGCTTTTGATTTCCTGACATTTATAAACATACCAGATACATGCATCATGTATAATAATATACAACACACTCATAAAATAGGTTGGAAGTGTATTTGTGCTGCGAGATCCATCCTTCCAAGTAGTTACTTAACTAACCAATGAACagatacat
The sequence above is a segment of the Oreochromis aureus strain Israel breed Guangdong linkage group 3, ZZ_aureus, whole genome shotgun sequence genome. Coding sequences within it:
- the LOC120434834 gene encoding C-type mannose receptor 2-like gives rise to the protein MQRILLCVCCFSGWLVSTCCPRQYHYVDDAKTWTEAQSYCQQTHTDLASIENTEEMKQLNSTVSSAAHSSELWIGLYSQIRWRWSDGLTGSGADYRNWDTSEYEPDFYSGVQFCVSSLKGKWWDFQCREKLQFICYRGSQMNPEFDLVDKEMSWSDAQRYCRENFLDLATVKNDGENQQVHEKAQSKRVWIGLHREPHIYWSDGTNYSFSNWASGMNPFRGMSKICAALTRSGEWKTLSCETRLPFVCYSLPTPVKRQVVKLTVHVEDPPVDLNDSAVKAELLTRVKEQLKKKGVGGVSVRWRVQPYGKLLAGDGRRKKTLREKKNVSKAFLLESFFVGVASSLAFIEINADVFVSYSSEYPAFLESLGGVLEGAPPGDSVILLEDVGNDSDTWRGVI